One window of Aliarcobacter lanthieri genomic DNA carries:
- a CDS encoding DASS family sodium-coupled anion symporter, translating to MFLAVVIGLIIEPVPAALIGFSGVSLIAALGLMGNAKVSINWALSGFGNSVIWLIFAAFMFALGYKKTGLGRRVSLIMVKYMGKSTLGLGYAVAFSDLVLAPFMPSNTARSGGSVYPVAINIPHIFNSYPDNEPRKIGAYISWVAIATTCVTSSMFLTALAPNLLAVDLITKSTGHAITWMEWAKIMIPLMVPLFILTPWLTYVIYPPTQKKSPEAPAWAAEELKKLGGITFKEYLMAGLATVALVLWIFGKEVGIDATTTAICVVSVMVLSGVISWDDLLGEKAAFNVFIWFATLVALADGLKKVGILDYIGQNSEAMLAGLSPTALIIALLFLFYILHYFFASTTAHVTALVPLFMVIAVQFLPAESILTFTILLAGSLGVMGIITPYGCGPCPIWYGAGYISQAKWWALGAIFGLLYFLVIILGVFIFI from the coding sequence ATTTTCTTAGCTGTTGTTATTGGACTTATTATTGAACCAGTTCCAGCAGCCTTAATAGGATTTTCTGGTGTTTCATTAATAGCAGCTCTTGGTTTAATGGGAAATGCAAAAGTAAGTATAAATTGGGCATTATCAGGATTTGGTAATAGCGTAATATGGTTAATTTTTGCTGCATTTATGTTTGCATTAGGTTATAAAAAAACAGGTTTAGGAAGAAGAGTATCTTTAATTATGGTTAAATATATGGGGAAAAGTACTCTAGGATTAGGATATGCTGTTGCATTTTCTGATTTAGTACTAGCTCCATTTATGCCATCTAATACGGCTAGAAGTGGTGGAAGTGTTTATCCTGTTGCTATTAATATTCCACATATTTTCAACTCTTATCCAGATAATGAACCAAGAAAAATTGGTGCTTATATATCTTGGGTTGCAATAGCTACAACTTGTGTAACAAGTTCTATGTTTTTAACTGCACTTGCTCCAAATTTATTAGCTGTTGATTTAATAACTAAAAGTACTGGACATGCAATTACATGGATGGAATGGGCTAAAATAATGATTCCTCTTATGGTTCCATTGTTTATATTAACTCCTTGGCTTACTTATGTTATATACCCACCTACTCAAAAGAAATCTCCAGAAGCTCCAGCTTGGGCAGCTGAAGAACTAAAAAAATTAGGTGGTATAACTTTTAAAGAGTATCTAATGGCAGGACTTGCAACAGTTGCATTAGTTCTTTGGATTTTTGGTAAAGAAGTTGGGATTGATGCAACTACAACAGCTATTTGTGTAGTTTCAGTTATGGTTTTATCAGGAGTTATCTCTTGGGATGATTTATTAGGAGAAAAAGCTGCATTTAATGTATTTATCTGGTTTGCTACTTTAGTTGCATTAGCTGATGGATTAAAAAAAGTTGGAATTTTAGATTATATTGGACAAAATTCTGAAGCTATGTTAGCAGGTTTAAGTCCTACAGCACTTATTATTGCTTTACTTTTCTTATTTTATATATTACACTATTTCTTTGCTAGTACAACTGCACATGTTACTGCTTTAGTACCTTTATTTATGGTTATAGCAGTACAATTTTTACCAGCAGAATCAATCCTTACTTTCACAATTTTACTTGCAGGAAGTTTAGGTGTTATGGGAATAATAACTCCTTATGGTTGTGGTCCTTGTCCGATTTGGTATGGAGCTGGTTATATTTCACAAGCTAAATGGTGGGCACTAGGTGCTATATTTGGATTACTATATTTCCTAGTTATTATATTAGGTGTATTCATCTTTATATAA
- a CDS encoding sulfite exporter TauE/SafE family protein translates to MEFTTEFLIFASIVIFLSSLVQATIGFGFPMIATPILAMVTDMKTAVIYVAIPTLLLNISALLFEKNFLQAVKRFYPLAIFAMIGSAIGTQILIYSNSEIFKFLLAISILFYLFSQKFSFSMPWVVQKPKLSTIVFGLSAGIIGGLTNVMALVLIIYALESKHSKKEIIQSSNLCFMFGKIIQVILFTYHGSFTPEILEISLYNLLIVLMCIIIGLNLKNKIKEDNYNKVIKGFLFVMAIALIYQTLF, encoded by the coding sequence ATGGAATTTACTACAGAATTTTTAATTTTTGCTTCTATTGTGATATTCTTATCAAGCCTAGTTCAAGCAACTATTGGTTTTGGCTTTCCAATGATAGCAACTCCAATATTAGCTATGGTTACAGATATGAAAACAGCAGTTATATATGTTGCCATTCCTACTCTTTTATTAAATATTAGTGCTTTACTATTTGAAAAGAATTTTTTACAAGCAGTAAAAAGATTCTATCCATTAGCTATTTTTGCTATGATTGGAAGTGCAATAGGTACACAAATATTAATATATAGTAATTCTGAAATATTTAAGTTTCTTTTAGCAATATCAATTTTATTTTATCTTTTTAGTCAAAAATTTTCTTTCTCTATGCCTTGGGTTGTACAAAAACCAAAACTTTCTACAATAGTTTTTGGTCTTAGTGCAGGAATTATAGGTGGACTTACAAATGTTATGGCACTTGTTTTGATAATTTATGCTTTAGAGTCAAAACACTCAAAGAAAGAGATAATTCAATCTTCAAATTTATGTTTTATGTTTGGTAAAATTATTCAAGTTATACTTTTTACATATCATGGTTCTTTTACACCAGAGATTTTAGAAATATCTTTATATAACTTACTAATAGTTTTAATGTGTATTATAATTGGATTAAATTTAAAAAATAAAATAAAAGAGGATAATTATAATAAAGTAATAAAAGGGTTTTTATTTGTTATGGCTATTGCTTTGATTTATCAAACATTATTTTAA
- the dsbD gene encoding protein-disulfide reductase DsbD, giving the protein MKKLLLLVTLFIYSFSIELGNKVLEPEEAFQVKFIQHEDSLNIKLELGKDIYLYDDKLQINITKPKKIELLSNINLPKPVEYDGFIVHFDNLDLNIPYKLLKEKIDSNKYEIEFKFQGCSKAGLCYAPMSEKKVIFFDSIVEDELMTQNEVKIDEIVTTENISETDSIAQAFKDSSTLLVLATFFGFGLLLSFTPCVFPMIPILSSIIVKASQNETMSAKKGFFMSLVYVLAMSMAYTIAGVVAGLFGANLQASLQNPYVLTTFALIFVALAFSMFGYFELRLPTSLQNKINQTTDGKEQQGILGIAIMGFLSALIVGPCVAPPLAGALVYIGQTGDAILGGMALFFMSLGMGVPLLLIGLGAGKFMPKPGGWMESVTKIFGIIMLGVAIWLLDRVINPTITMYLWALLFLGIGIYLKIYTHIILKLISKVITILGVILFVGAVSGAINPLKPLDKFTSGVAMIQKDELKFTYIKNIVELEDALKKSSKPVILDFWASWCVSCKELDEITFKDSQVVEKLKNFTLLKVDVTQNSDDDKVLQKKFGVVGPPALIFWNKDKNEVKSAKIVGYKNPKEFLQIVDKNFPN; this is encoded by the coding sequence ATGAAAAAATTGCTACTACTTGTAACTTTATTTATTTACTCATTTTCTATTGAATTAGGAAATAAAGTTTTAGAACCTGAAGAGGCCTTTCAAGTAAAATTTATACAACATGAAGATAGTTTAAATATTAAATTAGAATTAGGAAAAGATATCTATTTGTATGATGATAAATTACAAATAAACATTACTAAACCAAAGAAAATAGAACTTTTAAGTAATATAAATCTTCCAAAACCAGTAGAATATGATGGCTTTATAGTCCATTTTGATAATTTGGATTTGAATATTCCATATAAATTACTAAAAGAAAAAATTGATTCAAATAAATATGAGATAGAATTTAAGTTTCAAGGTTGTTCAAAAGCTGGGCTTTGTTATGCTCCTATGAGTGAAAAAAAGGTAATTTTCTTTGATTCAATAGTAGAAGATGAACTTATGACTCAAAATGAAGTGAAAATTGATGAGATTGTGACAACTGAAAATATTAGTGAGACAGATAGTATTGCACAAGCTTTTAAGGATTCTAGTACACTTTTAGTTTTAGCTACATTCTTTGGATTTGGGCTTCTTTTATCATTTACTCCTTGTGTTTTTCCTATGATTCCAATTCTTTCATCGATTATTGTGAAAGCTTCACAAAATGAGACAATGAGTGCTAAAAAAGGCTTCTTTATGTCATTAGTTTATGTTTTAGCTATGAGTATGGCATATACTATTGCTGGAGTTGTAGCAGGACTTTTTGGAGCAAATTTACAAGCTAGTTTACAAAATCCTTATGTTCTAACAACTTTTGCTTTAATTTTTGTAGCTCTTGCTTTTTCTATGTTTGGATACTTTGAATTAAGATTACCAACATCTTTACAAAATAAAATAAATCAAACAACTGATGGAAAAGAACAACAAGGTATTTTAGGTATTGCAATTATGGGGTTCTTATCAGCTTTAATAGTTGGACCTTGTGTAGCTCCACCACTTGCAGGTGCTTTAGTTTATATCGGACAAACAGGAGATGCTATTTTAGGTGGTATGGCACTATTCTTTATGAGTTTAGGAATGGGAGTCCCACTTTTATTAATAGGACTTGGTGCAGGTAAATTTATGCCAAAGCCAGGTGGTTGGATGGAGAGTGTTACAAAAATATTTGGAATAATTATGTTGGGAGTTGCTATTTGGCTTCTTGATAGAGTTATAAATCCTACTATTACTATGTATTTATGGGCATTATTATTTTTAGGGATAGGAATATATCTAAAAATTTATACTCATATTATCTTAAAACTTATATCTAAAGTAATAACTATTTTAGGAGTAATTTTATTTGTAGGAGCTGTAAGTGGCGCTATAAATCCACTAAAACCACTAGATAAATTTACAAGTGGTGTAGCTATGATACAAAAGGATGAACTAAAGTTTACATATATAAAAAATATAGTTGAACTTGAAGATGCCCTTAAAAAATCTTCTAAACCAGTAATTTTAGACTTTTGGGCTTCTTGGTGTGTATCTTGTAAAGAGTTAGATGAAATTACATTTAAAGATAGTCAAGTAGTAGAAAAACTTAAAAACTTTACTCTTTTAAAAGTAGATGTTACACAAAATAGTGATGATGATAAGGTTTTACAAAAAAAATTTGGAGTTGTTGGACCACCAGCTTTGATTTTTTGGAATAAAGATAAAAATGAAGTAAAAAGCGCCAAGATTGTAGGATATAAGAATCCAAAAGAGTTTTTACAAATAGTAGATAAAAACTTCCCTAATTAA
- a CDS encoding thioredoxin family protein gives MRKIFLLTLFLITSLLSYEELTEDNFAEKIRGKNVIIDFYAPWCPPCKILANNLEDFEIQKSDNIEIFKVNIDNDLILAKMYRVKQLPTLIYFKNGEPIKRYVGIQTTEELLKSSQVDFN, from the coding sequence ATGAGAAAAATATTTTTATTAACACTATTTTTAATAACTTCTTTATTGTCTTATGAAGAACTAACAGAGGATAATTTTGCTGAGAAAATTAGAGGTAAAAATGTTATTATAGATTTTTATGCTCCTTGGTGTCCACCTTGCAAAATTCTAGCAAATAATTTAGAAGATTTTGAAATACAAAAATCTGATAATATTGAAATTTTTAAAGTAAATATTGACAATGATTTAATCTTAGCAAAAATGTATAGAGTAAAACAACTTCCAACATTGATATATTTTAAAAATGGAGAGCCAATAAAAAGATATGTAGGAATTCAAACTACTGAGGAACTTTTAAAAAGTTCACAAGTAGATTTTAACTAA
- the rimK gene encoding 30S ribosomal protein S6--L-glutamate ligase: protein MLVYILSRNENLYSTKRLYEEALNKGWEVRVLDYLKCTIEIMKNELVVNYEGEVLKVPDAIIPRIGASRTFFGAAMVRHFEMQDVFSTTGNLALTRSRDKLRSLQVLSKNGVDLPRTVFASNKSSAKDVIALSGGTPLVLKILEGTQGVGVVLVDSKKAAKSVLDAFYGMDVNLFVQEYIEEANGSDIRVLVVDGEVVAAMKRQGADGDFRSNLHQGGKAVIYKLSRKEKSTALAAAKAMGLGVCGVDMINSNRGPLVMEVNSSPGLEGIEKSTGINVALKIMDYVEKNIKPNCPINPVKRKIKKDSIGA, encoded by the coding sequence ATGTTAGTATATATTTTATCAAGAAATGAGAATTTGTATTCAACAAAAAGATTATATGAAGAGGCATTAAATAAAGGTTGGGAAGTAAGAGTCTTAGATTATTTAAAATGTACTATTGAAATTATGAAAAATGAGTTAGTTGTTAATTATGAGGGAGAAGTTTTAAAAGTTCCAGATGCAATAATTCCTAGAATTGGAGCTAGTAGAACATTTTTTGGAGCAGCAATGGTAAGACACTTTGAAATGCAAGATGTATTTTCAACAACTGGAAATCTAGCTCTTACAAGAAGTAGAGATAAGCTTAGAAGCCTTCAAGTGTTATCAAAAAATGGTGTTGATCTACCAAGAACAGTTTTCGCATCAAATAAATCAAGTGCAAAAGATGTTATAGCATTAAGTGGTGGTACTCCATTGGTATTAAAAATTTTAGAAGGAACTCAAGGAGTAGGAGTTGTACTTGTTGATAGTAAAAAAGCTGCTAAATCGGTTCTTGATGCTTTTTATGGAATGGATGTAAATTTATTTGTACAAGAATATATAGAAGAGGCAAATGGTAGTGATATTAGAGTTCTTGTTGTAGATGGTGAAGTTGTTGCTGCTATGAAAAGACAAGGTGCAGATGGTGATTTTAGATCTAATCTTCATCAAGGTGGAAAAGCTGTTATATATAAATTAAGTAGAAAAGAAAAATCAACAGCATTAGCAGCAGCAAAAGCAATGGGACTTGGTGTATGTGGCGTTGATATGATAAATTCAAATAGAGGGCCTTTAGTTATGGAAGTAAATTCAAGTCCAGGTTTAGAAGGAATAGAAAAATCAACAGGTATTAATGTTGCTTTAAAGATTATGGATTATGTTGAAAAAAATATTAAACCTAATTGCCCTATTAATCCTGTAAAAAGAAAAATAAAAAAAGATAGTATAGGAGCATAA
- a CDS encoding ATP-dependent zinc protease, translating into MSQLKIIGRKELVDILDLDLFGLDAKIDTGAYSNSLHCDDISIDNDGFVHFKLLDKIHPSYHGRKIKLPIYKQKIVKSSNGASELRVFIQVSILFYGKRYKTVISLTNRKDMKYPMLIGRKFLVNRFLVDVSKENLASKNI; encoded by the coding sequence ATGTCACAACTTAAAATAATAGGACGAAAAGAACTTGTTGATATTTTAGATTTAGATCTTTTTGGTTTAGATGCTAAAATAGATACAGGAGCTTATTCAAATTCTCTACATTGTGATGATATTTCTATTGATAATGATGGGTTTGTTCATTTCAAATTATTAGATAAAATTCATCCTTCCTATCATGGTAGAAAAATAAAACTTCCAATCTATAAACAGAAAATTGTAAAAAGTTCAAATGGGGCTTCCGAACTTCGAGTTTTTATTCAAGTTTCAATACTTTTTTATGGTAAAAGATATAAAACAGTTATATCTTTAACAAATAGAAAAGATATGAAATATCCAATGTTAATTGGAAGAAAATTTTTAGTAAATCGTTTTTTAGTAGATGTTTCAAAAGAAAATTTAGCAAGTAAAAATATTTAA
- a CDS encoding EAL domain-containing protein produces MQHINILEIILIILSISFFLLYIRSIINTKKVCQKIVEDVKKEVEDRLYNDELTNLKNRKALEDYIKDKDSVVTVLLDLDSFEDLNELYGFINAELVLVEVANILKEFENSYDVIAYRLSGDIFALVNAKNMPFNDIFLLIEKLNQTFLNKKIYIDELKSDIIVSMTMGISIFQEEPLITSAMALKKAKSLNQSYFVYNNELDSKELIIQSLYWREKIKKAVEENRVIPFYQPITDQNKNIIKYETLMRIEEFNEDSEAIFITPDKFLGISFKTKQYLELSKIIVSKSFENLLKTNKQITINLSFKDILNYDFIDYLDEMMNILSKEDKSRVVFEILETESLSDYNFLEEFVLKYKKQGIKIAIDDFGSGYSNFLRILRIKPDYLKIDGSLIKNIDIDKNSYEIVKSIIAFSKTLNIKTIAEYVHNEEIFNILIKMDVDEFQGYYLGQPQINFE; encoded by the coding sequence TTGCAACATATTAATATATTAGAAATTATATTAATAATACTTTCTATCTCTTTTTTCTTACTATATATAAGAAGTATTATAAATACAAAAAAGGTTTGTCAAAAAATTGTTGAAGATGTAAAAAAAGAGGTAGAAGATAGACTTTACAATGATGAACTTACAAATTTAAAAAATAGAAAAGCTTTAGAAGATTATATTAAAGATAAAGATAGTGTAGTTACTGTCTTACTTGATTTAGATTCTTTTGAAGATTTAAATGAACTTTATGGCTTTATTAATGCAGAATTAGTTTTAGTAGAAGTTGCAAATATATTAAAGGAATTTGAAAATAGCTATGATGTAATTGCATATAGATTAAGTGGAGATATATTCGCTCTTGTAAATGCAAAAAATATGCCATTTAATGATATATTTTTATTAATAGAGAAATTAAACCAAACTTTTTTAAATAAAAAAATATATATAGATGAATTAAAATCTGATATTATTGTTTCTATGACTATGGGTATATCAATATTCCAAGAAGAGCCTTTAATAACATCTGCTATGGCTTTGAAAAAAGCAAAATCTTTAAATCAAAGCTATTTTGTTTACAATAATGAACTAGATTCAAAAGAGTTAATTATACAAAGTTTATATTGGAGAGAAAAAATTAAAAAAGCTGTTGAAGAAAATAGGGTTATTCCTTTTTATCAACCAATTACAGATCAAAATAAAAATATTATAAAATATGAAACTTTGATGAGAATTGAAGAATTTAATGAAGATAGTGAGGCTATTTTTATAACTCCTGATAAATTTTTAGGAATATCATTTAAAACAAAGCAATATTTAGAATTATCAAAAATAATTGTCTCAAAAAGTTTTGAAAATCTTTTAAAAACCAATAAACAAATTACTATAAATTTGAGTTTTAAAGATATTCTAAATTATGATTTTATTGATTACTTAGATGAGATGATGAATATTTTAAGTAAAGAAGATAAAAGTAGAGTTGTATTTGAAATACTAGAAACTGAAAGTTTAAGTGATTATAATTTTTTAGAAGAATTTGTTTTAAAATACAAAAAGCAAGGTATCAAAATAGCTATTGATGATTTTGGAAGTGGATATTCAAACTTTTTGAGAATTCTTAGAATAAAACCTGATTATTTAAAAATTGATGGGAGTTTAATAAAAAATATAGACATAGATAAAAATTCTTATGAAATTGTAAAATCAATAATAGCCTTTAGTAAAACTTTAAATATAAAAACTATTGCAGAATATGTACATAATGAAGAAATATTTAATATTTTAATAAAGATGGATGTTGATGAGTTTCAAGGTTACTATTTAGGACAACCTCAAATTAATTTTGAATAG
- a CDS encoding phosphatidylserine decarboxylase, with amino-acid sequence MHITNLISQYFGKFAKKEFPKPIQKIINKSYARFMKLDMREFKNAKHYKSLNELFTREFIIDREIDNNKNIFISPTDSLITECGKLENDTALQIKGMAYSVEELLTYYCSDSYDKIDDGNFMNFYLSPKDYHRYHAPIDFKLKKLIHVPGKLYPVNLKYLNKEFELFVQNERVILECESEGKTFFMVFVGALNVGQMVFTFEPQVETNKDTKEIKVYTYDNIEISKAECLGYFKMGSTVVMIWEKDFVTLENLLNQNIKFGQRIATY; translated from the coding sequence ATGCACATAACTAATCTTATTTCACAGTATTTTGGAAAATTTGCTAAAAAAGAGTTTCCAAAGCCTATTCAAAAGATAATAAATAAAAGCTATGCAAGGTTTATGAAGTTGGATATGCGAGAATTTAAAAATGCAAAACATTACAAATCTTTAAATGAACTTTTTACTCGAGAGTTTATAATAGATAGGGAAATTGATAATAATAAAAACATTTTTATATCTCCAACAGATAGTTTAATTACTGAATGTGGTAAATTAGAAAATGATACAGCATTACAAATAAAAGGTATGGCATATAGTGTTGAAGAACTTCTAACTTATTATTGTAGTGATAGCTATGACAAAATTGATGATGGAAATTTTATGAATTTCTATTTATCTCCAAAAGATTATCATAGATATCACGCTCCAATTGATTTTAAACTTAAAAAACTTATTCATGTTCCTGGAAAATTATATCCAGTAAATTTAAAATATCTAAATAAAGAGTTTGAACTTTTTGTTCAAAATGAAAGAGTTATTCTAGAGTGTGAAAGTGAAGGAAAAACATTTTTTATGGTATTTGTTGGAGCTTTAAATGTAGGGCAAATGGTATTTACATTTGAACCACAAGTTGAAACAAATAAAGATACAAAAGAGATAAAAGTTTATACTTATGATAATATAGAGATTTCAAAAGCTGAATGTTTAGGATATTTTAAAATGGGTTCAACAGTTGTTATGATTTGGGAAAAAGATTTTGTAACATTAGAAAATTTATTAAACCAAAATATTAAATTTGGACAAAGAATTGCAACATATTAA
- a CDS encoding murein transglycosylase A — protein MQKNLIFLIITTVLFTSCATKKNEIKPLEVVEKVTQKERMERVSFAQIKGFFEDDLNYALEVFKKDCQKSKRFEELKTVCEKAQYTNDGAMFFVSNFIPYKLYDNNSNDEGIITGYYEPLLYGSLKKTSRFKYPVYKMPKNLINSDSTNLKGYKSIGKIVGKKIVPYDTRKDIESNPNNKNLEAIAYVDDKIDLFFLQVQGSGKIQLDTGEIINIGYAGQNGRPYTSIGKYFIDNEIILREDISVQTIKEALLKNPSKIDDILNLNESYVFFQVSSQGATGALNTVLTPKRNIAVDRSYIQLGIPVFLNTQNPITKESINQLMVAADVGGAIKGEIRADFFWGFGNDAYHYAGRMKEKGKMYILLPKIN, from the coding sequence ATGCAAAAAAATCTAATTTTTTTAATCATTACAACTGTTTTATTTACTTCTTGTGCAACTAAAAAAAATGAGATAAAACCTTTAGAAGTTGTAGAAAAAGTAACTCAAAAAGAGAGAATGGAAAGAGTGTCTTTTGCTCAAATTAAAGGTTTTTTTGAAGATGATTTAAATTATGCTTTAGAAGTATTTAAAAAAGATTGTCAAAAATCTAAAAGATTTGAAGAGTTAAAAACTGTTTGTGAAAAAGCTCAATATACAAATGATGGAGCAATGTTTTTTGTATCAAATTTTATTCCTTATAAACTTTATGATAATAATTCAAATGATGAAGGTATTATAACTGGTTATTATGAACCTCTTTTATATGGGAGTCTAAAAAAAACTTCAAGATTTAAATATCCAGTTTACAAAATGCCAAAAAATCTTATAAATTCAGATAGTACAAATTTAAAAGGTTATAAATCAATAGGAAAAATTGTAGGTAAAAAAATAGTTCCTTATGATACTAGAAAAGATATAGAATCTAATCCAAATAATAAAAATCTTGAAGCAATAGCTTATGTTGATGATAAAATTGATTTATTCTTTTTACAAGTTCAAGGAAGTGGAAAGATACAGCTTGATACGGGTGAAATAATTAATATTGGATATGCAGGACAAAATGGAAGGCCATATACAAGTATAGGAAAATATTTTATAGATAATGAGATAATCTTAAGAGAAGATATATCAGTTCAAACAATAAAAGAAGCCTTGCTTAAAAATCCTTCAAAAATTGATGATATTTTAAATTTAAATGAAAGTTATGTATTCTTTCAAGTTTCAAGTCAAGGTGCAACAGGAGCTTTAAATACTGTTTTAACTCCAAAAAGAAATATTGCAGTTGATAGAAGCTATATTCAACTTGGAATACCAGTTTTTTTAAATACTCAAAATCCTATTACAAAAGAATCTATAAATCAACTTATGGTTGCTGCTGATGTTGGTGGAGCTATAAAAGGTGAAATAAGAGCAGATTTTTTTTGGGGCTTTGGGAATGATGCATATCATTATGCTGGAAGAATGAAAGAAAAAGGAAAGATGTATATTCTTTTACCTAAAATCAATTAA
- the dnaK gene encoding molecular chaperone DnaK, whose translation MSKVIGIDLGTTNSCVAVYENGEAKIIPNKEGKNTTPSIVAYTDKGEVLVGDPAKRQAITNPEKTIYSIKRIMGLMMNEENAKEAQSKVGYKIVDRNGAAAVEIAGKVYTPQEISAKILGKLKADAEEYLGAKVTDAVITVPAYFNDAQRKATQEAGTIAGLNVLRIINEPTAASLAYGLDKKGEEKVLVYDLGGGTFDVTVLEIGDGTFEVLSTDGNAFLGGDDFDNRIIDWLAKEFKDENGFDIKNDKMALQRLKDAAENAKKELSSAESTEINLPFISMGNAGPIHLVKSLTRAKFESMTEDLIDETLSHIKVALKEANLDKGDIDEIIMVGGSTRLPKANQVVREFFGKDLNKGVNPDEVVAAGAAVQAGVLRGDVKDVLLLDVTPLSLGIETLGGVMTKLIEKGTTIPVKKSQVFSTADDNQPAVSIHVSQGEREFARDNKSLGMFELSDIPAAPRGVPQIEVTFDIDANGVLNVSAKDKGTGKENKITISGSSGLSDAEIEKMVQEAEANKEADAKKKEVIEIRNQADAMLHTTRKTLEENENVISEDEKKAIIDAAAELEEVLKDENSTKEQIEDKLKVLTEKSHKLAEAMYKKEGEQNQQGQANQKAKKDDDDVIDAEVE comes from the coding sequence ATGAGTAAAGTTATAGGAATAGATTTAGGAACAACAAACTCTTGTGTAGCAGTTTATGAAAATGGTGAAGCAAAAATTATCCCAAATAAAGAAGGGAAAAATACAACTCCATCAATCGTTGCATATACTGACAAAGGGGAAGTTTTAGTAGGAGATCCAGCTAAAAGACAAGCTATTACAAACCCAGAGAAAACGATATATTCTATTAAAAGAATTATGGGTTTAATGATGAATGAAGAAAATGCTAAAGAAGCACAATCAAAAGTTGGATATAAAATAGTAGATAGAAATGGAGCTGCTGCAGTTGAAATTGCTGGAAAAGTATACACTCCTCAAGAAATTTCTGCAAAAATTTTAGGAAAATTAAAAGCTGATGCTGAAGAGTATTTAGGAGCAAAAGTTACAGATGCTGTTATAACTGTACCTGCATACTTTAATGATGCACAAAGAAAAGCAACACAAGAAGCAGGAACAATTGCAGGATTAAATGTACTTAGAATTATCAATGAGCCAACAGCAGCATCTTTAGCTTATGGTTTGGATAAAAAAGGTGAAGAAAAAGTTTTAGTTTACGATTTAGGTGGAGGAACTTTTGACGTTACAGTTTTAGAAATTGGTGATGGAACATTTGAAGTTCTTTCTACTGATGGAAATGCTTTCTTAGGTGGGGATGACTTTGATAATAGAATTATTGATTGGTTAGCAAAAGAGTTCAAAGATGAAAATGGATTTGATATCAAAAATGATAAAATGGCCCTTCAAAGATTGAAAGATGCAGCTGAAAATGCTAAAAAAGAGTTAAGTAGTGCTGAATCAACAGAGATTAACTTACCATTTATTTCTATGGGAAATGCAGGACCTATTCACTTAGTAAAATCTTTAACTAGAGCAAAATTTGAGTCTATGACGGAAGATTTAATAGATGAAACTTTATCTCATATTAAAGTTGCTTTAAAAGAAGCAAATCTTGATAAAGGTGATATTGATGAGATTATTATGGTTGGTGGAAGTACAAGATTACCAAAAGCAAATCAAGTTGTAAGAGAATTTTTTGGAAAAGATTTAAATAAAGGTGTAAATCCTGATGAAGTTGTAGCAGCTGGTGCAGCTGTACAAGCTGGAGTTTTAAGAGGTGATGTTAAAGATGTTCTTTTACTTGATGTTACACCACTTTCTCTTGGAATTGAAACGTTAGGTGGAGTTATGACAAAACTTATTGAAAAAGGAACAACAATTCCTGTTAAAAAATCTCAAGTTTTCTCAACAGCTGATGATAATCAACCAGCAGTTTCTATTCATGTTTCTCAAGGTGAGAGAGAATTTGCAAGAGATAACAAATCTTTAGGTATGTTTGAACTTTCAGATATTCCAGCAGCTCCAAGAGGTGTTCCTCAAATTGAAGTAACATTTGATATTGATGCAAATGGTGTTTTAAATGTATCTGCAAAAGATAAAGGAACAGGAAAAGAAAATAAAATTACTATTTCTGGAAGTTCTGGATTAAGTGATGCAGAGATTGAAAAAATGGTGCAAGAAGCAGAAGCAAATAAAGAAGCAGATGCTAAGAAAAAAGAAGTTATTGAGATAAGAAATCAAGCAGATGCTATGTTACATACTACTAGAAAAACGTTAGAAGAGAATGAAAATGTAATTTCTGAAGATGAGAAAAAAGCTATTATTGATGCAGCAGCTGAACTTGAAGAAGTTTTAAAAGATGAAAATTCTACTAAAGAGCAAATTGAAGATAAATTAAAAGTTTTAACTGAAAAATCTCATAAATTAGCAGAAGCTATGTATAAAAAAGAAGGTGAACAAAACCAACAAGGTCAAGCAAACCAAAAAGCAAAAAAAGATGACGATGATGTTATCGATGCAGAAGTAGAGTAA